In Aquiflexum balticum DSM 16537, a single genomic region encodes these proteins:
- a CDS encoding formylglycine-generating enzyme family protein, whose protein sequence is MKKFIVAVAGFFIINHAYSQESNMALIKGGNYTPLYEVGEQAYAEVLNFYLDINPVSYADFQRFVQKHPEWQKSKAKKIFADSRYLSNWENDLSAPSAMLDKPITMISWFAAKAYCECQGKRLPTVDEWEFAAMASSSKKDAREDSLYNVSILRSYEQPKTYLKTIGQSPANYWGIKDLHGMVWEWTQDFNSIILTGESRNNGNTDAGLFCAAGAIGAKDMMNYAAFMRYAMRSSLKASFSITTLGFRCAKDAQPQNQMTLK, encoded by the coding sequence ATGAAAAAATTCATAGTGGCAGTAGCAGGTTTCTTTATTATTAACCATGCATACTCCCAAGAAAGTAATATGGCTCTGATAAAAGGGGGGAATTACACCCCCCTATACGAAGTAGGTGAACAAGCCTATGCCGAGGTGCTGAATTTTTACCTGGATATCAACCCTGTTTCTTATGCAGATTTCCAAAGATTTGTACAGAAACATCCTGAATGGCAAAAATCAAAGGCTAAAAAAATATTTGCAGATTCAAGATACTTGAGCAATTGGGAAAATGACCTTTCTGCCCCTTCCGCAATGTTGGATAAACCTATAACCATGATTTCATGGTTTGCCGCAAAAGCTTACTGTGAATGCCAAGGAAAGAGACTCCCCACTGTTGACGAATGGGAATTTGCCGCTATGGCCTCTTCATCAAAGAAAGATGCCCGGGAAGACAGTCTTTATAATGTTTCGATTTTAAGAAGCTATGAACAGCCCAAAACCTACCTGAAAACAATAGGCCAATCTCCTGCCAATTATTGGGGGATCAAAGACCTTCACGGCATGGTTTGGGAATGGACCCAGGATTTCAATTCTATCATTCTCACAGGTGAATCAAGGAACAACGGCAATACCGATGCGGGGCTTTTCTGTGCAGCAGGTGCCATTGGAGCCAAGGACATGATGAACTATGCTGCATTTATGCGTTATGCCATGCGCTCCAGCCTCAAAGCAAGTTTCTCTATCACAACGCTGGGCTTCAGATGTGCAAAAGATGCCCAACCTCAGAATCAAATGACTCTAAAATAA
- a CDS encoding SCO family protein, producing the protein MKYLSLLLVAFILFACQEKIQHKPVTQDEKDWDELSIYQLPSVWNTQDGATIEFKELQGKPLVVVMIYTACKTACPRLVTDMRMIEEKVSSKKMKDVQYVLVSIDPINDTPEKLKDFAKENGMDGIQWLFLQGTEDGVRDFANIMAVKYKQINPIDFSHSNIISVFDRTGVMQYQKEGLGLVNDEIVNKIVAIAKN; encoded by the coding sequence ATGAAATACCTTAGTCTATTACTTGTCGCATTTATACTTTTTGCATGCCAGGAAAAAATACAACATAAGCCAGTTACCCAAGATGAAAAAGATTGGGATGAACTTTCCATTTACCAACTCCCTTCTGTGTGGAATACGCAAGATGGTGCAACCATTGAATTCAAGGAACTGCAAGGAAAACCCCTAGTGGTGGTTATGATCTACACGGCTTGCAAAACTGCTTGCCCACGACTCGTTACAGACATGCGCATGATCGAAGAGAAAGTTTCCTCCAAAAAAATGAAAGATGTCCAATATGTACTTGTGAGTATCGATCCAATCAACGATACCCCTGAAAAATTAAAAGACTTCGCCAAGGAAAATGGCATGGACGGAATTCAGTGGCTATTCTTACAGGGTACTGAAGATGGAGTAAGGGACTTTGCCAATATCATGGCAGTCAAATACAAGCAAATCAATCCTATTGATTTTTCCCATTCCAATATCATTTCTGTATTTGACCGTACTGGAGTGATGCAATACCAAAAAGAAGGCCTCGGACTGGTCAATGATGAAATCGTCAATAAGATAGTTGCAATAGCTAAAAATTAA
- a CDS encoding type ISP restriction/modification enzyme — protein sequence MTIQQYLESIHKRFMLGHATEHSFRGDLQQLIESLAPDIQATNEPKRQSCGAPDYILTKKDIPVGFIEAKDIGDRDLSGSKKTGNKEQFDRYKSSLNNIIFTDYLDFHLYRDREFVTNIAIAELTEKGIEFRPENYQAFGNLIKDFCTHVGQTIKRPKKLAEMMAGKARLLSDVIERALNSDEVTQEDSTLKEQMNAFKQILIHDITPKGFADVYAQTIAYGMFAARLHDPSLGTFSRQEAAELIPKSNPFLRKLFGYIAGPDIDDRIKWIVDSLAEIFLATDVDKILKNYGKQTKMEDPIIHFYETFLSEYDPKLRKARGVWYTPQPVVNFIVRAVDEILQREFGLSQGLADTSKTKITLNSQTPDKRSTTGYKQIEKEVHKVQILDPATGTGTFLAEVIKEIHKKFQGQQGIWSQYVENHLIPRLNGFELLMASYAMAHLKLDLLLTETGFKPTSNQRLRVFLTNSLEEFNKDTGTLFANWLSAEANEANHIKRDTPVMVVIGNPPYSVSSTNKGEWIEKLVGDYKKDLNERNIQPLSDDYIKFIRFGQHFIEKNGEGILAYISNNSFIDGLIHRQMRKNLMETFDSIYILDLHGSTKKKEIAPDGGKDENVFDIQSGVSINLFIKKKNNNSKKISSYDLYGKRDSKYSFLDSNTLMSIKWNNLNPKPLNYLFTKRDYALEEEYKTGISIDHLFSKYSSGVKTHRDHFVIDPNKENLLKRIKEFFDITIDEGSIRSALNLNDNRDWTLKEARQGYFQNQMLQSYCYRPFDIQHIYFDQSLIDFGRPQIMNHFSGKKNLGLISVIQAQAANVQFFDCIFITKMIADTNMFRRGGPNIFPLYLYPESSNQLEIGNSPSRKPNLNMEIVQEIANGLEIGFVPEKTEEGNVCLAESEDVRPEYRQHFAPVDLLDYIYAVLHSPSYREKYKEFLKIDFPRVPYPKDTEVFWKLVSLGSELRKIHLLESPKVSQYRTQYPVDGDNVVDKPRFENNPDLPGFENLAGLNLGRVYINPIQYFDHVPEIAWNFYIGGYQPAQKWLKDRKGRTLDFEDILHYQKIIVALMETDRLMREVDKVFEV from the coding sequence ATGACCATACAACAGTACCTGGAAAGTATCCACAAACGTTTTATGCTGGGGCATGCTACCGAGCATTCTTTTAGAGGTGACCTTCAGCAATTGATAGAAAGTCTGGCACCGGACATTCAAGCTACCAACGAACCCAAAAGGCAATCCTGTGGAGCACCTGATTATATCCTCACTAAGAAAGATATCCCAGTAGGTTTTATTGAAGCCAAAGACATTGGGGATCGTGACCTTTCAGGAAGCAAGAAAACCGGAAACAAAGAGCAATTTGACCGGTACAAAAGCTCCTTAAACAACATTATTTTCACAGATTATCTGGACTTCCATCTTTATAGAGATAGGGAATTTGTAACCAACATCGCCATTGCCGAACTCACTGAAAAAGGAATAGAATTCCGTCCTGAGAATTATCAGGCTTTCGGCAACCTGATCAAGGATTTCTGTACCCATGTGGGACAGACTATCAAGAGACCCAAGAAGTTGGCAGAAATGATGGCAGGCAAAGCCCGACTCCTTTCAGACGTAATCGAAAGGGCGCTCAATTCTGATGAAGTGACCCAAGAGGACAGTACGCTGAAAGAACAGATGAATGCTTTCAAGCAGATTTTGATCCATGACATCACCCCAAAAGGATTTGCGGATGTGTATGCACAAACCATCGCTTATGGGATGTTTGCCGCAAGGTTACATGACCCTTCTTTGGGAACGTTCAGCAGACAGGAAGCTGCCGAACTGATTCCAAAGTCCAACCCTTTTCTGCGCAAACTCTTTGGTTATATCGCCGGACCGGATATTGATGACCGGATCAAGTGGATTGTGGACAGTTTGGCTGAAATATTTCTCGCTACCGATGTAGATAAGATTCTCAAAAATTACGGGAAGCAGACCAAAATGGAAGACCCGATAATCCATTTTTATGAAACCTTTCTAAGCGAATACGATCCCAAACTCCGCAAGGCCCGTGGCGTATGGTACACGCCCCAACCTGTGGTCAACTTCATCGTCCGTGCGGTAGATGAAATCCTCCAAAGAGAGTTCGGTCTTTCCCAAGGTTTGGCGGATACTTCCAAAACCAAAATCACCCTCAATTCCCAAACCCCAGATAAGCGCTCCACAACAGGATACAAGCAAATAGAAAAAGAAGTACACAAGGTGCAGATCCTGGATCCGGCTACAGGAACAGGGACATTCCTTGCAGAAGTGATCAAGGAAATCCATAAAAAATTCCAGGGCCAGCAGGGCATCTGGTCCCAATATGTGGAAAACCACCTGATTCCCCGCCTGAACGGATTTGAGCTGCTGATGGCTTCATATGCCATGGCACATCTCAAACTCGACCTCTTACTTACTGAAACTGGATTCAAACCAACTTCCAACCAAAGATTGCGTGTATTTCTGACCAACAGCTTGGAGGAATTCAATAAAGACACAGGAACACTCTTCGCCAATTGGCTGAGTGCCGAAGCCAATGAAGCCAATCATATCAAAAGGGATACACCGGTGATGGTCGTCATCGGAAATCCTCCTTACAGTGTAAGTAGTACCAATAAGGGAGAGTGGATAGAAAAGCTCGTGGGAGATTACAAGAAAGACCTTAATGAAAGAAATATACAGCCGCTATCGGATGATTATATTAAGTTTATCCGTTTTGGACAGCATTTTATAGAGAAAAATGGAGAGGGAATCCTGGCCTATATTTCTAACAATAGTTTTATAGATGGGCTGATTCATAGACAAATGCGGAAGAATCTTATGGAAACATTTGACAGCATTTATATTTTGGATTTGCATGGAAGTACAAAGAAAAAGGAAATTGCGCCAGATGGAGGGAAAGATGAAAATGTTTTTGATATCCAGTCGGGTGTTTCAATTAACTTATTTATTAAAAAGAAGAATAATAACTCAAAAAAAATAAGCTCCTATGACCTTTATGGAAAGAGAGATTCAAAGTACTCTTTTTTGGATTCAAACACTTTAATGTCCATCAAATGGAATAATCTAAATCCTAAACCATTAAATTATTTATTCACAAAAAGGGATTATGCTTTAGAAGAAGAATATAAAACTGGAATTTCTATCGATCATTTGTTTTCAAAATATTCCAGCGGAGTAAAAACACATAGGGATCACTTTGTTATAGATCCAAATAAAGAGAATTTATTAAAAAGAATTAAGGAGTTCTTTGATATCACTATAGATGAGGGTAGCATCCGTTCTGCCTTAAATTTAAATGATAATCGAGATTGGACGTTAAAAGAAGCGCGTCAAGGATATTTTCAAAACCAAATGCTTCAAAGTTATTGTTATCGTCCTTTTGATATCCAGCATATTTATTTTGATCAGAGCCTAATCGATTTTGGTAGGCCACAAATAATGAATCATTTCTCTGGTAAAAAGAATTTAGGATTAATTAGTGTCATTCAGGCGCAAGCTGCAAACGTACAATTCTTTGATTGTATTTTTATTACAAAAATGATTGCAGACACAAATATGTTTAGACGAGGAGGGCCAAACATTTTCCCCCTCTACCTCTACCCCGAATCCTCCAACCAACTAGAAATAGGAAATTCCCCAAGCAGAAAACCCAACCTGAATATGGAGATTGTGCAAGAGATTGCAAATGGCCTGGAGATTGGTTTTGTACCGGAAAAAACAGAGGAAGGAAATGTTTGTTTGGCAGAAAGTGAAGACGTCCGTCCAGAATATCGACAGCATTTTGCTCCCGTTGATCTTTTGGACTATATATATGCTGTATTGCACAGCCCGTCTTACAGGGAGAAGTACAAGGAGTTTTTGAAGATTGATTTCCCAAGGGTGCCTTATCCAAAAGACACTGAAGTGTTCTGGAAGTTGGTAAGTCTCGGATCAGAATTAAGAAAAATCCACCTACTTGAAAGCCCAAAAGTCAGTCAATATAGGACCCAATATCCCGTAGATGGCGACAATGTGGTGGATAAGCCGAGGTTTGAAAATAACCCAGACCTGCCAGGTTTTGAAAACCTGGCAGGTCTAAACCTAGGCCGAGTCTACATCAACCCTATCCAATATTTTGATCATGTCCCAGAAATCGCCTGGAACTTCTACATCGGCGGCTACCAACCCGCCCAAAAATGGCTTAAAGACAGAAAGGGCAGGACATTGGATTTTGAAGACATCCTTCATTATCAAAAGATTATTGTGGCTTTGATGGAGACCGATAGGTTGATGAGGGAGGTGGATAAGGTATTTGAGGTATAG
- a CDS encoding hemerythrin domain-containing protein: MTKHKPIKRHLALQALSRDHHQGLLLCFKIRQGIKLGVEEARIKKYCEWFWKEHLAAHFSEEEKFVFTVLGDDDIMVQQALREHKRLEKLFNDSKSDYDHLKKLEKELEAHIRFEERVLFNKIQDVATEEELETITENHAGEPSCAVWEDEFWK; the protein is encoded by the coding sequence ATGACCAAACATAAACCTATTAAGCGCCACCTAGCACTGCAGGCATTGAGCAGAGACCATCATCAAGGTCTTTTGCTTTGTTTCAAAATCCGTCAGGGGATCAAATTAGGGGTAGAGGAGGCGAGAATCAAAAAGTATTGTGAGTGGTTTTGGAAAGAACATTTGGCTGCACATTTCTCCGAGGAGGAGAAGTTTGTTTTTACTGTATTGGGCGATGACGATATAATGGTGCAACAAGCCCTTAGAGAGCATAAAAGGTTGGAAAAACTTTTCAATGATTCAAAATCGGATTATGATCACCTAAAGAAATTAGAAAAAGAATTGGAAGCCCATATACGATTTGAAGAAAGAGTGTTGTTCAACAAAATACAGGACGTAGCCACTGAAGAAGAGCTTGAAACAATCACCGAAAACCATGCTGGGGAACCTTCATGTGCGGTATGGGAAGATGAGTTTTGGAAATAG
- a CDS encoding HPP family protein — protein sequence MKKKKLKKSLQKARYIVYKETRHNPTDNAWSFFGGFLGLSAIGLLQSLFHSDENTDILFLIGAFGATSVILFGNPHGPFAQPRNLFFGSLISAVIGVTVYKFFFIDSMIWFSPALSVSLAILAMQYTKTLHPPGGAIALIANIGSGEIKSMGYFYVINPILTGIIILFVMAILFNNLSKNRIYPYKEVEIRPLKYAEKIYFWKKETNQPDIV from the coding sequence ATGAAAAAGAAAAAGCTGAAAAAGTCCTTACAAAAAGCCCGGTATATTGTCTATAAAGAAACAAGGCACAATCCGACGGATAATGCATGGTCGTTTTTTGGGGGATTTTTAGGATTGAGTGCTATTGGTCTACTTCAAAGCCTCTTCCATTCAGATGAAAACACTGATATCTTATTTCTGATTGGAGCTTTCGGGGCGACCTCAGTGATATTATTCGGGAATCCTCACGGTCCTTTTGCCCAACCTCGAAATTTATTTTTTGGTAGCCTGATTTCAGCGGTTATTGGGGTCACTGTTTACAAGTTTTTTTTCATAGATTCAATGATATGGTTTTCGCCGGCATTATCAGTTTCGCTGGCTATTCTGGCCATGCAATACACCAAAACATTACATCCGCCGGGAGGGGCTATCGCACTGATAGCCAATATCGGATCCGGTGAAATCAAATCCATGGGCTACTTTTATGTCATCAACCCAATCCTGACCGGTATCATCATTCTTTTTGTCATGGCTATTTTATTCAACAATCTGTCCAAAAACAGGATTTATCCATACAAGGAAGTGGAAATAAGACCTTTAAAATATGCGGAGAAAATCTATTTTTGGAAAAAAGAAACCAACCAACCCGACATCGTCTAA
- a CDS encoding COX15/CtaA family protein, which translates to MRLGSLNPKLIYQNAVHTWLMAGVILVLLMVVIGGVTRLTQSGLSMVRWEPIIGAIPPTTAEQWQQEFVEYQASPEFKAYNSHFTLSDYKQIYFWEYLHRLIGRMVGLVFIFPAMFFWVKGVFDLRMKKQVMLIFLGGLFQGFLGWYMVKSGLVDMPHVSHYRLTAHLSTALALAAYIYWLSLEWKIFTRIEAPTIKKGTIALTVLLGIQIIYGGLVAGLKAGKMYNTFPKMGRTWFPSDLNTALDLHGVFSLFANGVVVQFIHRYLAYLVIGGVILLWWRIKKNASELRPLGDYLLIMVGIQFFLGVLTLIWAVPVSLGLLHQMGAVVLLLGLVKMVKKTAYINH; encoded by the coding sequence ATGCGACTTGGAAGTCTTAACCCCAAGCTAATTTACCAAAACGCAGTCCATACGTGGTTAATGGCAGGGGTGATTTTGGTGTTGTTGATGGTGGTGATTGGTGGGGTTACCAGATTGACCCAGTCGGGATTATCCATGGTCCGGTGGGAACCAATCATTGGAGCAATACCTCCCACCACGGCCGAACAATGGCAGCAAGAATTTGTAGAATATCAAGCCAGTCCGGAATTTAAGGCTTATAACAGTCATTTCACTCTTTCTGATTATAAGCAGATTTATTTCTGGGAATACCTGCATCGCTTGATTGGAAGAATGGTGGGTTTGGTTTTTATTTTTCCGGCTATGTTCTTTTGGGTTAAAGGCGTTTTTGATTTGAGGATGAAAAAACAGGTAATGCTGATCTTTTTGGGAGGCCTGTTTCAAGGTTTCTTAGGCTGGTATATGGTCAAAAGTGGCCTGGTGGACATGCCCCATGTAAGTCATTATAGATTGACTGCGCATCTTTCTACAGCATTGGCACTGGCTGCCTATATTTATTGGTTGTCCCTGGAATGGAAGATTTTCACCAGAATAGAAGCACCAACAATTAAAAAGGGGACAATTGCCTTGACCGTGCTTTTGGGAATTCAGATTATTTATGGAGGCCTTGTTGCAGGACTAAAAGCGGGTAAGATGTATAATACTTTTCCTAAAATGGGAAGAACTTGGTTCCCCTCAGACCTGAATACTGCACTTGATTTGCATGGTGTTTTTTCGCTTTTCGCAAATGGTGTTGTGGTACAGTTTATACACCGCTATTTGGCCTATTTGGTAATTGGAGGAGTGATTTTGCTTTGGTGGAGGATCAAAAAAAATGCATCTGAACTTCGTCCTTTAGGTGATTATTTACTTATAATGGTCGGGATTCAGTTTTTCTTGGGTGTACTTACCCTGATTTGGGCAGTGCCGGTGAGTTTGGGGTTGTTGCATCAGATGGGTGCTGTGGTTTTACTTTTGGGCTTGGTGAAAATGGTGAAAAAAACAGCTTACATAAATCATTAA
- a CDS encoding 6-pyruvoyl trahydropterin synthase family protein → MLSITKIFTFEAAHRISDYDGSCSQIHGHSYVLHVTVGGIDLKKDMLLDFKVLKKIVQDEVIQLFDHALLLKETEKNRIVFEKLEQKIFWMDEEPTAERMLLWIKDRIIPGLPSHVELESLTLYETATCYATWKS, encoded by the coding sequence ATGCTAAGCATCACAAAAATTTTCACCTTTGAGGCGGCCCATCGAATTTCAGATTACGATGGAAGTTGTAGTCAAATACATGGTCATAGTTATGTGTTGCATGTAACAGTTGGAGGAATTGATCTAAAAAAGGACATGTTGCTGGATTTTAAGGTGCTGAAAAAAATCGTACAGGATGAAGTGATTCAACTATTTGACCATGCCTTGCTATTAAAAGAAACCGAAAAAAATCGGATAGTTTTTGAGAAATTAGAACAGAAAATTTTTTGGATGGATGAGGAACCTACCGCTGAACGGATGCTGCTATGGATAAAAGACAGGATCATCCCCGGATTGCCTTCCCATGTGGAATTAGAAAGCTTGACCCTATACGAAACTGCAACCTGCTATGCGACTTGGAAGTCTTAA
- a CDS encoding MFS transporter, with amino-acid sequence MATWLKEWNPEDKNFWENTGKKIAWRTLTITTIALTISFATWFMMSAIVTRLPGIGFSFDDKQLFWLAALPGLAAGTLRIVHTFLIPIYGTRHTITVATLLKLIPVIGIGLAVMNPGTPFWVFVVLALTAGFGGGDFSSFMPSTNMFFPARLKGTALGIQAGIGNFGVSIAQFMTPVMIGVALYGAPQLFQSVDKATGEMISKEIYLQSGAFWYAPFLIIMAIISWKYLKSIPIKASFKEQLDIFGDKHTWYCTITYFMTFGTFAGLSAAFPLLMKVLYGGFEPSLDPLKYAFYGPLLGSASRIIFGFVADKTGGAVLTTITGIGLLGGVIVMLSFGLVNPTGMEQFPLFVGTMMVLFFFTGIGNASTFRQFPIIFKHNPRQAAGVIGWTAAIAAYGPFIFSLALGAFIGSTGHAEGFFWILAIFLVFATVINWYFYDRKDAERPS; translated from the coding sequence ATGGCTACATGGCTGAAAGAATGGAATCCCGAGGACAAAAACTTTTGGGAAAATACCGGAAAAAAAATCGCTTGGCGTACCCTGACCATCACCACCATTGCATTGACCATATCTTTTGCAACATGGTTTATGATGTCAGCCATCGTAACCCGTCTTCCCGGAATCGGTTTTTCATTTGATGATAAGCAATTGTTCTGGTTGGCTGCTTTACCTGGTCTGGCTGCAGGAACCTTGAGAATTGTACATACTTTTTTGATTCCTATATATGGTACCAGGCATACCATTACAGTGGCAACTCTCCTTAAACTCATCCCTGTGATCGGGATAGGGTTGGCTGTAATGAATCCGGGAACTCCTTTCTGGGTATTTGTTGTACTCGCATTGACAGCAGGTTTTGGAGGAGGAGATTTCTCTTCATTCATGCCTTCTACCAATATGTTTTTTCCGGCACGATTAAAGGGAACTGCGTTAGGGATTCAGGCAGGAATTGGTAATTTCGGAGTCAGCATTGCCCAATTTATGACCCCCGTTATGATTGGAGTAGCGCTATATGGGGCACCACAACTCTTTCAAAGCGTTGATAAGGCTACGGGAGAGATGATTTCAAAAGAAATTTACCTTCAAAGCGGAGCTTTTTGGTATGCTCCATTTTTAATTATCATGGCTATCATCAGTTGGAAATACCTCAAAAGCATTCCCATCAAAGCTTCATTCAAAGAGCAATTAGACATATTTGGCGATAAACACACCTGGTATTGTACCATTACTTACTTTATGACCTTTGGAACTTTTGCAGGACTTTCTGCAGCGTTCCCCCTGTTGATGAAGGTGTTGTATGGTGGATTTGAACCGAGCTTAGACCCTCTGAAATACGCCTTTTATGGGCCACTTTTAGGATCAGCCTCCAGAATCATATTTGGTTTTGTGGCGGATAAGACCGGCGGAGCTGTTTTGACTACTATTACAGGAATTGGACTTTTAGGTGGTGTAATCGTCATGCTCTCTTTTGGTTTGGTGAATCCAACGGGAATGGAGCAGTTCCCTCTCTTTGTTGGTACCATGATGGTCCTATTTTTTTTCACAGGAATCGGAAATGCCTCGACTTTTAGACAATTTCCTATTATATTTAAACATAATCCTAGACAAGCCGCCGGAGTAATTGGATGGACAGCGGCAATTGCGGCATACGGCCCATTTATTTTCTCTTTGGCACTTGGAGCATTTATTGGTAGCACCGGACATGCAGAAGGATTTTTCTGGATTCTCGCTATCTTCCTGGTTTTTGCCACTGTAATAAACTGGTATTTCTATGATAGAAAAGATGCTGAAAGACCTTCATAA
- a CDS encoding MFS transporter gives MLKLFQTLNRIAFIKASIAALAVVILVFIGSRNLQNFDAALISYLFGTIFAVFGIAYRYSVWLQRPPTKLYWRRSLQFLFSKDFITYASRSVYLLFRNILLQRFIAYRSRTRWWGHFLLATGCLLSFAITVPLTFGWIHFTLEAGTYDLYNANFFGFKVATFELGGPISILAFKALFFTSFPVIIGAIIMMKRRVKDGGLIATQTLEGDWLPLVLLIAISVTGLGIGFDYTFLEGRTHQFMAVTHAITVILFLIWMPFGKFFHIFQRLAQLGANLYKIEGQKRGMAVCPHTKEKFATQTHINDLKKVTKELGFDFTLSDGSSHLDLSPEGKRSALAKAHFEARKASGKFFG, from the coding sequence ATGCTTAAATTATTTCAAACACTAAACCGAATCGCCTTTATCAAAGCCAGTATTGCTGCCTTAGCTGTGGTGATTTTAGTGTTCATTGGATCACGAAATCTACAGAATTTTGATGCGGCACTTATCTCCTATTTATTCGGAACCATCTTTGCGGTTTTTGGTATAGCATATCGCTATTCTGTTTGGCTGCAAAGGCCACCCACCAAATTATATTGGCGTAGAAGTCTGCAGTTTTTGTTTAGTAAGGATTTCATAACTTATGCATCTAGGTCTGTTTACTTACTATTTCGCAATATTCTTTTACAAAGGTTTATTGCATATAGGAGCAGAACACGCTGGTGGGGACATTTTCTCCTGGCAACGGGTTGTCTGCTTTCATTTGCCATTACTGTTCCTCTGACCTTTGGGTGGATTCATTTTACTTTAGAAGCGGGCACATATGACCTCTACAATGCCAACTTTTTTGGCTTCAAAGTTGCAACTTTTGAATTGGGCGGGCCAATATCAATACTTGCTTTTAAAGCACTATTTTTTACCTCATTCCCGGTAATCATCGGTGCGATCATTATGATGAAAAGAAGGGTAAAAGATGGAGGATTAATTGCCACACAAACACTTGAAGGCGATTGGCTTCCTTTGGTATTGTTGATAGCTATCTCGGTAACCGGTTTGGGAATCGGGTTTGATTATACCTTTTTGGAAGGCAGGACACACCAATTTATGGCTGTCACCCATGCGATTACTGTAATTCTTTTTTTAATATGGATGCCTTTCGGGAAATTCTTCCACATTTTCCAGAGGCTGGCCCAACTCGGCGCAAACCTGTATAAAATCGAAGGGCAAAAACGAGGCATGGCAGTCTGCCCTCATACTAAAGAAAAATTTGCTACCCAAACACATATTAACGACCTCAAGAAAGTCACCAAAGAACTGGGATTCGATTTCACTTTATCTGATGGCAGTAGCCATTTGGACCTCTCTCCCGAAGGAAAACGCTCTGCTCTGGCAAAAGCCCACTTTGAAGCCAGAAAAGCTTCAGGAAAATTCTTCGGTTAA